In Chryseobacterium oryzae, the genomic stretch CTTTCTCCATTAAAGACTGTCCAAATGTTGGTTTAGACGGTTTTGCAGGCTGCTGAACTTTCACTTCCTCTTTCATTTCGTCTATAGCAACAATCTGTTGGGAAACCGTAGTTTCGTTTACTGTTTGCTGCTTTTCTTCTGCTTTAGCTTCAACCTTGGTTTCAATAATTTCATCAATAACGGTAGTTTTCTTATCTCTGATTTTCAAACTCTCCATTAGCAACCCTATTGAAGTGGCAAATTCCGGCCCTTTAAGATACTGATTTTTATCGTTGGCAATATACTCATTTGCAAAACCAATTCTACTATCGAATCCTGTGGTATAATTTGCAAGCTGACGAAGATGTTTCAAATTAGAACCACCACCGGTAAGTACAATTCCTGCAATCAGTTTTTTCTTTTGTTCGAAGGCACCATATGCTTTTAATTCGGTGTTCACCATTTCTAGAATCTCCTCAACTCTTGCATTAATAATCTGTGCTAAAGTTTTAAGAGAAATTTCTTTATCCGGTCTTCCGTGAAGCCCTGGAATGGTAACAAATGTACTGTCTTTCTCTAATTCCGGAACCGCTGAACCAAATTTTACCTTTAATTGCTCTGCATGTTTTTCTATGATTGAACAGCCTTCTTTAATATCTTCGGTAATAATTCCTCCACCATAAGGAATTACACAGGTATGACGGATAATATTATCTTTAAAAATAGCAATATCTGTAGTTCCACCACCAATATCTACAATGGCAACTCCTGCTTCTTTTTCTTCTTTGGTTAAAACAGCTTCTGAAGATGCCAAAGGCTCCAAAGTAAGTGCTTCCATCTCTAAACCGGCTTCTCTAACACATCTTGCGATATTTCGGATGCTTCCCATTTGCCCTACAACCACATGGAAATTGGCTTCCAAACGTTTTCCGTGCATACCAACCGGCTCCTGAATTTCCCCTTCAGAATCTACTTTATATTCCTGAGGAAGAACATGGATAATTTCTTCTCCCGGAAGCATAACCAGTTTTTTTACCTGATCTTTTAATGCTTCTATATCATCATCGGTAATAAATTTATCCGGATGTTCTCGCATAATGTAATCGGAATGTTGCAAAGAACGGATATGTTTACCTGCAATTCCTACTGTTACTTTCTTTATGGGAACACCTGCGCTAGACTGTGCTTCGGACACAGCCGCTTTAATTGAATTAATAGTCTGCGAAATATTATTCACAATCCCTTTGTGTACTCCAAGACTTTTGGCTTTACCAACACCGAGAACTTCTATTTTCCCGTGTGCATTCCTCCTTCCGACAATGGCGACAATTTTTGTTGTCCCAATGTCCAGACCTACTGAATACTCTTGATTTTCCATTGCTTATATTGATTTGATTTTTTTATTCTATTTTAACTTTTCCTTTTGGCTTTACCGTAGATTTTTTTTCTTTCGGTTTTGCTTCAGTTTTAGGCTTTGCAGCCGTTTTGGGTTTTTCTTTTTCTTTTGCTTTCGGAAGTGTTGAACTTACCTTCTTCTCTTCCTTTTTGATGCTTATTTCAGGTTTCTTTTCCTGAACTGAAGTTGCAACGGGAACTTTCGCCAAATCTTTGTGCCCAGCTTTCAGAATACTGTCATTCTCTTTAAAATAAGGATTTAGCGTAGTTACAATCTGGTTCTGATATTTTACAGAGATCATTTTATATTTCTGTGGATCCTGATAAACCAGATATTTTTCTACAAAGGTTTTAAATCCTTTTACTTTAAAATCTATATTATCTAAATCTCCAATTTCCACTTTGTAATTTCCTTCACTGGTAAGAAGATTGTAATCGTCATTATTATCTCTGGAAATCCCGATAAAATATTTTTTACTGAATTCATCCTTATCAATTTTCTCTACCAGTTCTGCCAGTTTTTTATATTCTTCTTTACCGACATTGCCTGTTACCAACATACAGGGATGAGAATAGGTTTTTGAAATCGGAAACTCTACCCCTTTTTCGTCTACATAAAAATCTTTTCCGTTTTTATTCAGTCTGAAAACCGGAACTCTCTGTTTAATGTCTAAATTGAGTTTTCCATTCAAGTTAAGATAAACATTTGCGCTGTCTACCGCAGGAAGTGCATTAATCTTCTTTTCCAGCTCTGGAATGTTAAGATCTCCTACTTTTCTTGAAGGGTTTTCTTTATTTACAATCTCACGGATGTCTTTTTCATCAATAAAATATACCGGAGTTTTCTCATTCATTTTTACAGATATTTTATTGTCTGTAATCTTCTGACTGCTGAATTTCTTCAACGAGAAACTTAGCAGAAAACCAAGAATGATTACTGTAATGGCAATTTTTAATATTCTGTATTTATTTTTCATATTTCCTGTACAATGTAAAAAGTACAATGTACCTATGTATTTGTTTTATTATCTTTTTATAAAATTTCTCTACGCTATACTTTCTATACTACAGTTTGCACAGAGCTTAACCATTCACAAATCGGATCATATAGTGTATCTATATTTCCTGCCCCTACCGTGAGCAAAATATCAAAATCTTTTTCTTTTATCTTATTAAAAGCATCGGATAAGTTTGAAATTTCTTTTTTATCCAAAGTCACTTTTTCTAGCAGCCAATCTGAAGTGATCCCCTCAAAATTCTCCTGAAGTTCTCTTGCCGGATAAATATCAAGCAAAATCAATTCTTCGGATTTACTCAGGCTTTCAGCAAATCCATCTGCAAAATCTCTGGTTCTGCTGAATAAATGCGGCTGAAAAACCACCAATAATTTTTTATCCGGGTAAAATGTTTTTATTGAACCTACCACCGCATCTATTTCTGTGGGATGATGTGCATAGTCATCAATATAAATTTTACCATTAGGATAAATATGTTTGGTATATCTTCTTTTAATTCCTTTAAAATTGGCAATCGCCTTCTTCAAAGTTTCAAAATCTACTCCTAAATTGTGCAAAATAGCAATGGCAGCCGTTGCGTTTTCTACATTATGAATTCCCGGAATTTCCCACACAAAATCTTTTACTGTTTCTGTCGCCGTATGAAAATCAAAATAAATCTTATCATGATCCATCCTCAAATTATCCGAAAAATAATCTGCTTTTTCATTTACTGCATACGTATTATGTGCTCTTCCGATTTCAATTCCTTTTCTTACAAAAAGTTGTTTATCTTCAGGAACCAAAGCCGCAAACTCTCTGAAACCTTCCTCAATGGTATTTTTGTCGCCGTAGATGTCCAAATGATCTGCATCTATTGACGTAATTACCGCCCAATCCGGAGAAAGATTGAGGAAACTTCTGTCGTATTCATCAGCTTCAACTACAGAATACCGATTTCCATTATAAAGAAAATTCGATTTAAAATTCTCGGATATTCCACCTAAAAAACATGAAAACGGCAAATCTGCTTCTTTACACAAATGCGAAACCAAAGTGGAAGTTGTAGTCTTACCGTGGGTTCCTGCAACTGCGATGCAATCTGTATTTTCTGTAATTAAACCTAAAACTTTTGCTCTTTTTAAAACTTCAAACTGATTTTCATTAAAATAGTCTAAAATCCCCAGTTTTTTGATTGCAGGAGTATAGATTACCAATGTATTTTCTTTCTGAAGTGATGTGATTTTAATATCAATAACATCTTCAAAAACAATATCAATTCCCTCATTCATTAAAGTCTGAGTGAGTTTGGTGTTGGTTTTATCATAGCCTGAAACTTTTTTGCCCGAGGCATGGAAATAGCGCGCCAAAGCACTCATCCCGATACCTCCGACTCCAACGAAGTAAAAATTTTGATATGTTTCTAAATTGTTCATTTTCTTTGTATTAATGTATTCTGTAAAATGTGTAATGAAGTCGTAAATGCATTTTACATTGTACTTTTTACAGTTCTTTTAAAATCTCATCTACAATCTCTTTTGCCGCATTTGGTTTGGCAAAATATTTCAGATTTTCAGACATTTCTTTTCTTACATTTTCGTTTTCGCAGATTTCTGATAAAGTAGTCCAGAATTTTTCTTTCATTTCTGAATCTTTTACCATTCTTGCTGCATTTTTTTCAACCAGATTCATTGCATTTTTGGTTTGATGATCTTCCGCCGCAAAAGGGTAAGGAACCAATAAAACAGGTTTCTGTGCCACTGCCAATTCTGAAATGGCAATCGCTCCGGCTCTCGAAACAATGATATCTGCAGCAGAATAGGCAGTTTCCATATCTTTGATGAATTCTTTCAACTGAATGGAAGCTGGAAGCTGGAGATAAGAAGATAAATCTTTATAATCCAAAGTTCCGGTTTGCCAAATCAATTGATGACCTTTTTCTTTCAGGTTTTCTAAATTGAGTTTCCAGCCATTATTTAATGTTCTTGAACCTAAAGAGCCGCCCACCGATAAAATTGTAAGTTTATCTTTATCCAGCCCCAATTTTTCTTTTGCCTGAGCAGTTTCCTGCATTCCCGAAACAATATTCTCCCGAATAGGATTTCCAAGGAAAAAAACTTTCGAAGTGGGGAAAAATTTCTCCATGTTCGGATAAGCCGTAAAAACTGCTTTTGCTTTTTTTCCGTTGGCTGTATTGGTTTTCCCTGGTAAGGAATTCTGCTCCTGAATAAAAGTAGGAATTCCCATTTTTGCAGCCATAAACAATGCCGGACCGCTTGCGAAACCTCCTGTTCCAACTGCGAAATCTGGTTTAAAACTTTTTATAATTTTTTTAGCTTTAAGCAAACTCGAAATAAGTTTGAATGGCAAGCCAATATTTTTAAGCAAATTTCCTCTGTCGAAACCTGCGATATTTAATCCTTCTATTTTATAACCCGCTTGTGGAACTTTTTCCATTTCCATTTTCCCGTTGGCTCCGATGAACAAAAATTCTGCATCGGGAAACCTTTTTTTGATTTCGTCTGCAATAGCGATTGCCGGGAAGATGTGTCCTCCTGTTCCGCCTCCGGATAACAATACTTTTAGTTTTTTGTTCATACTTTTTTATTATTGATAAATGATTATTGATAAGCGATACGAAAATCAATTATATAATATCATTCATCATTTATAACTTATGCTATATCGTTTATTTCTGCTACGCTCTGTTTTTTCCCCAACCCTTCTTCATCATAAATCTGAATTCTTGAACTTATATTCAAAATAATTCCCAACTGAATATAAGTAACCAACATAGATGTTCCTCCATAACTTATTAGTGGTAGCGGTTGTCCGGTAACTGGTATAAGATTTACCGCAACGGCTATGTTTACAGCCAATTGGGTAAAAATCATCACACCGAGACTCAGAACGAGCAATGAACCAAAAAATGCAGGCATTTTACTGGCAATCATTACAATTCTTACAATCATAATGAGGTACATACTGATAAGAAATCCGGCTCCAATGAGCCCATATTCTTCAACAATAACTGCAAAAATAAAGTCTGATGCAGATTGTGGAAGCATTTGTTTCAGTGCAGATTTTCCAGGTCCCATCCCTGTAATTCCAC encodes the following:
- the ftsA gene encoding cell division protein FtsA, with product MENQEYSVGLDIGTTKIVAIVGRRNAHGKIEVLGVGKAKSLGVHKGIVNNISQTINSIKAAVSEAQSSAGVPIKKVTVGIAGKHIRSLQHSDYIMREHPDKFITDDDIEALKDQVKKLVMLPGEEIIHVLPQEYKVDSEGEIQEPVGMHGKRLEANFHVVVGQMGSIRNIARCVREAGLEMEALTLEPLASSEAVLTKEEKEAGVAIVDIGGGTTDIAIFKDNIIRHTCVIPYGGGIITEDIKEGCSIIEKHAEQLKVKFGSAVPELEKDSTFVTIPGLHGRPDKEISLKTLAQIINARVEEILEMVNTELKAYGAFEQKKKLIAGIVLTGGGSNLKHLRQLANYTTGFDSRIGFANEYIANDKNQYLKGPEFATSIGLLMESLKIRDKKTTVIDEIIETKVEAKAEEKQQTVNETTVSQQIVAIDEMKEEVKVQQPAKPSKPTFGQSLMEKVKKFFEEVE
- a CDS encoding cell division protein FtsQ/DivIB encodes the protein MKNKYRILKIAITVIILGFLLSFSLKKFSSQKITDNKISVKMNEKTPVYFIDEKDIREIVNKENPSRKVGDLNIPELEKKINALPAVDSANVYLNLNGKLNLDIKQRVPVFRLNKNGKDFYVDEKGVEFPISKTYSHPCMLVTGNVGKEEYKKLAELVEKIDKDEFSKKYFIGISRDNNDDYNLLTSEGNYKVEIGDLDNIDFKVKGFKTFVEKYLVYQDPQKYKMISVKYQNQIVTTLNPYFKENDSILKAGHKDLAKVPVATSVQEKKPEISIKKEEKKVSSTLPKAKEKEKPKTAAKPKTEAKPKEKKSTVKPKGKVKIE
- the murC gene encoding UDP-N-acetylmuramate--L-alanine ligase → MNNLETYQNFYFVGVGGIGMSALARYFHASGKKVSGYDKTNTKLTQTLMNEGIDIVFEDVIDIKITSLQKENTLVIYTPAIKKLGILDYFNENQFEVLKRAKVLGLITENTDCIAVAGTHGKTTTSTLVSHLCKEADLPFSCFLGGISENFKSNFLYNGNRYSVVEADEYDRSFLNLSPDWAVITSIDADHLDIYGDKNTIEEGFREFAALVPEDKQLFVRKGIEIGRAHNTYAVNEKADYFSDNLRMDHDKIYFDFHTATETVKDFVWEIPGIHNVENATAAIAILHNLGVDFETLKKAIANFKGIKRRYTKHIYPNGKIYIDDYAHHPTEIDAVVGSIKTFYPDKKLLVVFQPHLFSRTRDFADGFAESLSKSEELILLDIYPARELQENFEGITSDWLLEKVTLDKKEISNLSDAFNKIKEKDFDILLTVGAGNIDTLYDPICEWLSSVQTVV
- the murG gene encoding undecaprenyldiphospho-muramoylpentapeptide beta-N-acetylglucosaminyltransferase, yielding MNKKLKVLLSGGGTGGHIFPAIAIADEIKKRFPDAEFLFIGANGKMEMEKVPQAGYKIEGLNIAGFDRGNLLKNIGLPFKLISSLLKAKKIIKSFKPDFAVGTGGFASGPALFMAAKMGIPTFIQEQNSLPGKTNTANGKKAKAVFTAYPNMEKFFPTSKVFFLGNPIRENIVSGMQETAQAKEKLGLDKDKLTILSVGGSLGSRTLNNGWKLNLENLKEKGHQLIWQTGTLDYKDLSSYLQLPASIQLKEFIKDMETAYSAADIIVSRAGAIAISELAVAQKPVLLVPYPFAAEDHQTKNAMNLVEKNAARMVKDSEMKEKFWTTLSEICENENVRKEMSENLKYFAKPNAAKEIVDEILKEL